The following coding sequences lie in one Borreliella spielmanii genomic window:
- a CDS encoding 16S rRNA (uracil(1498)-N(3))-methyltransferase, which produces MNLMLITCNEFKTGISLNDARAEHLVKILKLKDNDKFKFGILGEKNIYHCIYKKDKKLFFKKIFKIEESNKPKNLSVLIGIIRPIVAKRIIKELASIGIYEIIFFNTELTEKSYLNSKIFKNNNYEKHLIAGAMQGGITYLPKIKIMKNLQASLKYIKQENFEIKILLEKNSKKKLINIEQANNATIIVGSERGFTEKEKQLIMQYNFSPCSISSNILRTETAIIAASIITALKLISI; this is translated from the coding sequence ATGAATCTAATGTTAATAACTTGTAATGAATTTAAAACAGGAATTTCGCTCAATGACGCCAGAGCAGAACATCTTGTTAAAATCTTAAAATTAAAAGATAACGATAAATTTAAATTTGGCATTCTTGGAGAAAAAAACATTTACCATTGCATTTATAAAAAAGATAAAAAACTATTTTTCAAGAAAATCTTTAAAATAGAAGAATCTAATAAACCAAAAAATTTAAGTGTACTAATTGGAATAATAAGGCCAATTGTTGCCAAGAGAATCATAAAAGAACTTGCTAGCATTGGAATATACGAAATAATTTTCTTTAACACCGAACTTACTGAAAAATCATATTTAAATTCTAAAATCTTTAAAAACAATAATTATGAAAAACATTTAATAGCTGGAGCAATGCAAGGGGGAATAACGTACTTACCAAAAATAAAAATTATGAAAAATTTGCAAGCCAGCCTTAAATATATTAAACAAGAAAATTTTGAAATAAAAATATTGCTTGAAAAAAATAGCAAAAAAAAATTAATTAATATAGAGCAAGCAAATAATGCAACCATTATTGTGGGCTCTGAGAGAGGGTTTACAGAAAAAGAAAAACAATTAATAATGCAATATAATTTTTCCCCTTGCAGTATATCATCAAACATCCTAAGAACAGAAACAGCAATAATTGCTGCATCTATTATTACTGCCTTGAAACTAATTAGTATATGA
- the trxA gene encoding thioredoxin, translating into MAISLTKEDFIAKVFDYKNNKEWSFKGNRPAIIDFYADWCGPCRMLSPIFERLSKKYENSIDFYKVDTDKEQDITSVVGVKSLPTIFFIPIDGKPKVSVGFLQEDAFENIIKDFFGF; encoded by the coding sequence ATGGCTATTTCTTTAACTAAAGAGGATTTTATTGCTAAAGTTTTTGATTATAAGAATAATAAAGAGTGGAGTTTTAAAGGCAATAGGCCTGCAATAATTGATTTTTATGCTGATTGGTGTGGGCCATGTAGAATGCTTTCGCCGATTTTTGAAAGACTTTCTAAAAAGTACGAGAATAGTATTGATTTTTACAAAGTAGATACGGACAAAGAACAAGATATTACTTCTGTTGTTGGAGTGAAAAGCCTTCCAACTATTTTTTTTATTCCTATTGATGGCAAACCGAAGGTTTCTGTTGGTTTTTTACAAGAAGATGCTTTTGAAAATATAATTAAGGATTTTTTTGGTTTTTAG
- the ybeY gene encoding rRNA maturation RNase YbeY, which translates to MSKFDLNLLVENIKFEHLSIFYDFILSVLNTLSISDFELSVILCDNVYIQKLNNKFRNKNEPTDVLSFNYNEDNEVNEGLVDGINYKIQGDLIISFEYLKFSAQEFNVEIYEELQRVTIHGILHLMGYKHETNDFQKEGMLILQENILRKNKRVF; encoded by the coding sequence TTGTCCAAATTCGATTTGAATTTATTAGTAGAAAATATTAAATTTGAACATCTTAGTATTTTTTATGATTTTATTTTGTCTGTTTTAAATACTCTTTCTATTAGTGATTTTGAACTTTCAGTTATTCTTTGTGATAATGTTTATATACAAAAATTGAACAATAAATTTAGAAACAAGAACGAGCCAACCGATGTTCTTTCTTTTAATTATAATGAAGATAATGAAGTTAACGAAGGTTTAGTTGATGGTATAAATTATAAAATACAAGGAGATCTTATAATTTCTTTTGAATATTTAAAATTTAGTGCTCAAGAGTTTAATGTTGAAATTTATGAAGAACTTCAACGTGTCACTATTCATGGTATTTTACATTTAATGGGATATAAACATGAAACCAATGATTTTCAAAAGGAAGGTATGTTGATTCTTCAAGAAAATATCTTAAGAAAAAATAAAAGGGTATTTTAG
- a CDS encoding hemolysin family protein: MLGFFNFKNKKKKKGSPKNDLEDKSNIETSLIKNFNALKETIVKEIMIPRIGVIFVDYAKSKDELLKVVTSSSHSRFPVYHGTIDNIVGIIHTRDILLHMCKKDFYEIDLKDIMRKVMFVPESKKTDSLLKEFQENHVHIAIVVDEYGGVSGLVTLEDILEEIVGDIQDEFDNELDEIVRLDDGSYLCDARILIEDLNEKLNLDLPNGDFDTLGGFVYDLFGRIPLKNEKVEYGNLIFSIKNMHQRNIKVIKISEKEGL; this comes from the coding sequence ATGTTGGGATTTTTTAATTTTAAAAACAAAAAGAAGAAAAAAGGAAGCCCCAAAAATGATCTTGAAGATAAGTCGAATATTGAGACTTCTTTGATAAAAAATTTCAATGCTCTTAAAGAGACCATTGTAAAAGAGATTATGATTCCCAGAATAGGGGTTATATTTGTTGATTATGCTAAGAGCAAAGACGAGCTTTTAAAGGTTGTAACATCTAGTAGCCATTCAAGATTTCCTGTATATCATGGTACTATTGACAATATTGTTGGGATAATTCATACAAGAGACATATTATTGCATATGTGTAAAAAAGATTTCTACGAAATAGATTTAAAAGATATTATGCGAAAGGTTATGTTTGTCCCTGAGAGCAAAAAAACAGACTCTCTTTTAAAAGAATTTCAAGAAAATCATGTTCATATTGCAATTGTAGTTGATGAGTATGGTGGAGTTTCAGGGCTTGTAACTCTTGAAGATATTCTTGAAGAGATAGTGGGCGACATTCAGGATGAATTTGACAATGAGCTTGATGAAATAGTTCGACTTGATGATGGGTCTTATCTTTGTGATGCTAGAATTTTAATAGAAGATTTAAATGAAAAGCTTAATTTAGATTTGCCAAATGGGGACTTTGATACCCTAGGTGGTTTCGTTTACGATCTTTTTGGGAGGATTCCTTTGAAAAATGAAAAGGTAGAATATGGCAATTTGATTTTTTCGATTAAAAATATGCATCAAAGAAATATTAAGGTGATAAAGATTTCCGAGAAGGAAGGTTTATGA
- a CDS encoding tetratricopeptide repeat protein, producing MNFNRFLMLFLFNFGVLLGSDTTALGHYQKANEYYLSKRYYDAIDELVEAIKINPNYYEAYKFIASIYYSLKIYTQAQFFIEKAYKMSNEDIEYKILYANILLKNNKIDQAKKIYSEVLIKQRNNIDALVGLASIFEKNGLFIAAANYYLSILDYSQNNYSAFEHLIDIYQRLGMHDKIRHLINKVRVNFLSFPDFHKRVAEFYISINNLGLAEKYSLNYLALIESSYKDFGVVDAYRLLALVYLHEFKYEDAIEALQKAILVNKDSDELYYLLGYSYLKFGNVENAILNLERAKNLKKDLEFYNIALEESFFASNFRNFLKNDSNAKISKHYENEGSKAFKALNLNKALFNVKNAVDIWPDNDSARFLLSKIYKLMNLDIMAYEQLFYLVKQRNSTDSRILDFYDVVSFDVRKSLFYKYGYKSIADFNKLYDDRMVYKMAIFTQSENKFFGANDLILRYAERVLERNLNIEIVNYNFDYNKNKDYLINNFSEGFSYSRNNNLDLFLIFDFKADILKNTATLVVNVFSGKTGIKVGSFSYDVGGVNYLSNALNSFSEDFHEYLPKKGKILQIKNDDALINLGQVNSVVKGDVFLILKEGALNSGTRDSSFIVYKKSDILGEILIEDVSDYISRGIIKSSMFLKDYIQEGATVIVKR from the coding sequence ATGAATTTTAATCGATTTTTAATGTTATTCCTTTTTAATTTTGGTGTTCTGTTGGGCAGTGATACTACAGCATTAGGGCATTATCAAAAGGCTAATGAGTATTATTTATCTAAAAGGTATTATGATGCTATTGACGAGCTTGTTGAGGCCATAAAAATTAATCCCAATTATTATGAAGCTTATAAATTTATTGCATCAATTTATTATTCTCTTAAGATATATACTCAAGCACAATTTTTCATAGAAAAAGCTTATAAAATGTCTAACGAAGATATCGAGTATAAAATTCTTTATGCGAATATATTATTAAAAAATAATAAAATTGATCAAGCAAAAAAAATCTATTCTGAGGTTTTAATTAAACAGAGAAATAATATTGATGCTTTGGTTGGACTTGCTTCAATTTTTGAAAAAAATGGGTTATTTATAGCGGCTGCTAATTATTACTTATCTATTCTTGACTATAGTCAAAATAATTATAGTGCGTTTGAGCATCTTATTGATATTTATCAGAGATTGGGAATGCATGACAAGATTAGACATTTAATAAATAAAGTTAGAGTAAATTTTTTATCTTTTCCAGATTTTCATAAAAGAGTAGCTGAATTTTATATCAGCATTAATAATTTAGGGCTTGCTGAAAAGTATTCTTTAAATTATTTAGCTTTGATTGAAAGTTCTTACAAGGATTTTGGAGTTGTTGATGCATATCGATTGCTTGCGCTTGTTTATTTGCATGAATTTAAATATGAGGATGCAATAGAAGCATTACAAAAAGCTATTTTGGTTAATAAAGATTCTGATGAGCTTTATTATTTATTAGGGTATTCTTACTTGAAATTTGGGAATGTTGAAAATGCTATTTTAAATTTAGAGCGAGCTAAAAATCTTAAAAAAGATTTAGAATTTTACAATATTGCCCTTGAGGAGAGTTTTTTTGCATCTAATTTTAGAAATTTTTTAAAAAATGATTCCAATGCTAAAATTTCTAAGCATTATGAAAATGAAGGGTCTAAAGCTTTTAAAGCTTTGAATTTAAACAAAGCATTGTTTAATGTAAAAAATGCTGTTGATATTTGGCCTGATAATGATAGTGCTAGGTTTTTGCTTTCAAAAATATATAAGCTTATGAATTTAGATATTATGGCTTATGAGCAGCTTTTTTATTTAGTAAAACAGAGAAATTCTACTGATTCTAGAATTTTGGATTTTTATGATGTTGTGTCTTTTGATGTTAGAAAGTCTTTATTTTATAAATACGGATATAAAAGTATTGCTGATTTTAATAAACTTTACGATGACAGAATGGTTTATAAAATGGCTATTTTTACTCAGAGTGAGAATAAGTTTTTTGGCGCAAATGATTTGATATTAAGATACGCTGAAAGGGTGCTTGAGCGTAACTTAAATATAGAAATAGTTAACTATAATTTTGATTACAATAAAAATAAAGACTATCTGATTAATAATTTTTCTGAAGGATTTTCTTATTCAAGAAATAATAATTTGGATTTATTTTTAATTTTTGATTTTAAGGCAGATATTTTGAAAAACACAGCTACTTTAGTAGTAAATGTTTTTTCAGGAAAAACAGGGATTAAGGTCGGTTCTTTCTCTTATGATGTGGGGGGTGTTAATTATTTGAGTAACGCTTTAAATTCTTTTTCTGAAGATTTTCATGAGTATTTGCCAAAAAAAGGAAAGATTCTTCAAATTAAAAATGATGATGCTCTTATTAATCTCGGTCAAGTAAATAGTGTTGTAAAGGGTGATGTTTTTTTGATTCTCAAAGAAGGTGCTTTAAATAGTGGTACTAGAGATTCTAGTTTTATTGTTTATAAAAAATCAGATATTTTGGGGGAGATTTTAATTGAGGATGTAAGTGATTATATTTCTAGAGGTATTATAAAATCTTCTATGTTTTTAAAAGATTATATTCAAGAAGGAGCAACTGTGATTGTAAAAAGATAG
- the gap gene encoding type I glyceraldehyde-3-phosphate dehydrogenase, with the protein MKLAINGFGRIGRNVFKIAFERGIDVVAINDLTDPKTLAHLLKYDSTFGVYNRKVESRDGAIVVDGREIKIIAERDPKNLPWAKLGIDVVIESTGVFSSATSDKGGYLDHVSHAGAKKVILTVPAKDEIKTIVLGVNDHDINSDLKAVSNASCTTNCLAPLAKVLHESFGIEQGLMTTVHAYTNDQRILDLPHSDLRRARAAALSIIPTSTGAAKAVGLVLPELKGKLNGTSMRVPVPTGSIVDLTVQLKKKDVTKEEINSVLKKASETSELKGILGYTEDPIVSSDIKGNSHSSIVDGLETMVLENGFAKVLSWYDNEFGYSTRVVDLAQKLVK; encoded by the coding sequence ATGAAATTGGCTATTAATGGTTTTGGTCGTATTGGTAGAAATGTTTTTAAGATTGCTTTTGAAAGAGGAATTGATGTTGTGGCAATAAATGATTTAACAGATCCTAAAACTCTTGCACATCTTTTAAAGTATGACTCAACCTTTGGAGTATATAATAGAAAAGTTGAGTCAAGAGATGGCGCTATTGTTGTGGATGGAAGAGAAATAAAAATTATTGCTGAGAGAGATCCAAAAAATCTTCCTTGGGCAAAGCTTGGAATTGATGTTGTAATTGAATCAACAGGTGTTTTTTCATCAGCAACTAGTGATAAAGGGGGGTATCTTGATCATGTGAGTCATGCTGGGGCTAAGAAAGTTATTTTAACAGTTCCTGCTAAGGACGAGATTAAAACAATAGTTCTTGGTGTAAATGATCATGATATTAATTCCGATTTAAAGGCTGTGTCAAATGCTTCATGCACAACTAATTGCTTGGCTCCCCTTGCAAAAGTACTTCATGAATCATTTGGAATTGAACAAGGGCTTATGACAACCGTTCATGCTTATACTAATGATCAAAGAATTTTAGATCTTCCTCACTCTGATCTTAGACGGGCAAGGGCTGCTGCACTTTCTATTATTCCAACTTCAACTGGTGCTGCAAAAGCAGTTGGACTTGTTTTGCCTGAGCTTAAGGGAAAATTGAATGGGACTTCAATGAGAGTGCCTGTGCCAACAGGGTCAATTGTTGATCTTACAGTTCAACTCAAGAAAAAAGATGTTACAAAAGAAGAGATTAATTCTGTTCTCAAGAAGGCATCAGAAACATCTGAGCTTAAAGGTATTTTAGGATACACAGAAGATCCAATTGTCTCTTCAGATATAAAGGGAAATTCTCATTCTTCTATTGTTGATGGCCTTGAAACAATGGTTCTTGAAAATGGATTTGCAAAGGTGTTGTCATGGTATGACAATGAGTTTGGATATTCTACAAGAGTGGTTGATCTTGCTCAAAAATTGGTAAAATAA
- a CDS encoding phosphoglycerate kinase, protein MGIKTLKDFNSFAGKRALVRCDFNVPLKEGNISDDTRIKAALPTIEYLRKRGAKVVLVSHLGRPEGKKNLKYSLKPVANRLSELLDQDVKMFSDCIGSEIVNSTLQMKDGDIVLLENVRFYAEEEKNDKNFAKKLSESGDVFVSDAFGAAHRAHASTVGVSEYLPSFGGFLMEKEDKFLGGVLKNPEKPFVSIIGGSKVSSKIAVLESLLSKSNVVVIGGGMAYTFLYSKGYSIGKSLLEIEYIDTASSFLRKAKELGVKVILPLDHIVADDFNKNSTPEYVDSFNIPENKIGMDVGVNTLKEIEKVVKTAKTIIWNGPLGVFEFDSFSKGTAKVAEMVASCPGLTVVGGGDSVAAVNKFNLSDKITHVSTGGGASLEYLEGKILPGIKVLEK, encoded by the coding sequence ATGGGGATAAAAACACTAAAAGATTTTAATAGCTTTGCGGGCAAGCGAGCTTTAGTAAGATGTGATTTTAATGTTCCTTTAAAAGAGGGAAATATTAGCGATGATACTAGAATTAAGGCTGCATTGCCCACAATAGAGTATCTAAGAAAAAGAGGCGCCAAGGTTGTACTTGTGAGCCATTTGGGTAGACCAGAAGGTAAGAAAAATCTTAAATATTCTCTTAAACCTGTTGCCAATAGATTGTCAGAGCTTTTAGATCAGGATGTTAAGATGTTTTCTGATTGCATTGGAAGCGAAATTGTAAATAGTACTTTGCAAATGAAGGATGGTGATATTGTATTGCTTGAAAATGTAAGGTTTTATGCAGAGGAAGAAAAAAACGATAAAAATTTTGCAAAAAAACTTTCTGAGAGTGGAGATGTTTTTGTAAGTGATGCCTTTGGTGCAGCTCATAGAGCTCACGCTTCAACGGTGGGGGTTTCTGAGTATTTGCCATCTTTTGGTGGATTTTTAATGGAAAAAGAAGACAAATTTCTTGGGGGAGTATTAAAAAATCCTGAAAAGCCATTTGTTTCGATTATTGGTGGGTCTAAAGTTTCTTCAAAGATTGCAGTACTGGAATCGCTTTTATCAAAGTCAAATGTAGTTGTGATTGGTGGTGGGATGGCATATACTTTTTTGTATTCTAAGGGATATTCCATAGGGAAATCTCTTTTAGAGATTGAATATATTGATACAGCTTCTTCTTTTTTAAGGAAGGCAAAAGAGTTGGGCGTTAAAGTAATTTTACCACTTGACCATATTGTAGCGGACGATTTTAATAAAAATTCTACTCCTGAGTATGTTGATTCCTTTAATATTCCTGAAAACAAGATTGGTATGGATGTTGGAGTTAATACTTTGAAAGAAATTGAAAAGGTTGTAAAAACAGCTAAGACTATAATATGGAATGGTCCTCTTGGTGTATTTGAATTTGATTCCTTTTCAAAAGGAACTGCAAAGGTTGCTGAAATGGTGGCATCTTGTCCGGGGTTAACTGTTGTTGGTGGGGGAGATTCTGTTGCAGCTGTTAATAAATTTAATTTATCTGATAAGATCACCCATGTTTCAACAGGTGGTGGTGCATCGCTTGAGTATCTTGAGGGGAAGATTTTACCAGGTATTAAGGTTTTGGAGAAGTAA
- the tpiA gene encoding triose-phosphate isomerase, whose translation MRKTFLAGNWKMHYTSEEASIVAKQIATEVKTLKDDFVIMLTPPFTALSKVSECIKGSNILLGAQNMSYMESGARTSEISPSMLLEFGVEYVILGHSECRLYLAETDEIINKKILAGLKHSFKYLILCVGETLDERDSGKTLDVVLNQVKKGLDCVSESDLKRIILAYEPVWAIGTGKTATKEEAEEVHKAIRLEIMKLYSKSASDNIIIQYGGSVNASNIKELMNEPNIDGALIGGASLKAESFLSIINNVR comes from the coding sequence GTGAGAAAAACTTTTTTAGCGGGAAATTGGAAAATGCATTATACAAGTGAAGAGGCTTCTATTGTTGCAAAACAAATTGCAACTGAAGTTAAAACTTTAAAAGATGATTTTGTAATAATGCTAACTCCCCCATTTACAGCTTTGTCTAAGGTTTCAGAATGTATTAAGGGTAGTAATATCCTTCTTGGTGCTCAAAACATGTCTTATATGGAAAGTGGAGCAAGAACAAGCGAGATTTCGCCTTCAATGCTTTTAGAATTTGGAGTGGAGTATGTTATACTTGGTCATTCTGAATGTAGATTGTATTTAGCAGAAACAGATGAAATAATAAATAAAAAGATTCTTGCAGGGCTTAAGCATTCTTTTAAGTATTTAATCCTTTGTGTTGGAGAGACTCTTGATGAAAGAGATTCTGGGAAAACTTTAGATGTTGTTTTAAATCAGGTTAAAAAGGGGTTAGATTGTGTTTCTGAATCAGATCTTAAAAGAATAATTTTGGCTTATGAACCTGTTTGGGCAATTGGAACGGGCAAAACTGCAACTAAAGAGGAGGCAGAAGAAGTTCATAAGGCAATTAGGCTTGAGATTATGAAGCTTTATTCAAAATCGGCTTCAGATAATATTATAATTCAGTATGGCGGCTCTGTTAATGCTAGCAATATAAAAGAGCTTATGAATGAACCTAATATTGATGGTGCTTTAATAGGTGGAGCATCTTTGAAGGCCGAATCTTTTTTATCTATAATTAATAATGTTCGTTAG
- the secG gene encoding preprotein translocase subunit SecG has product MDLIRFCIFIIFVIVSIFIVLLILIQDEQGDGIGGVFGGGSSSIFGAKSSSVAVKITGFFIALFFIFVVLLSFMNTRRADNSFLNDIKTENNNSSTFWDDEKSNELDTNVNKVEEKK; this is encoded by the coding sequence TTGGATTTAATTAGATTTTGTATTTTTATAATTTTTGTTATTGTTTCAATTTTTATTGTCCTTTTAATTTTAATTCAAGATGAGCAGGGTGATGGAATAGGCGGTGTTTTTGGAGGTGGTAGTTCTTCTATTTTTGGGGCAAAATCTTCAAGTGTTGCTGTAAAAATTACTGGGTTTTTTATAGCATTATTTTTTATTTTTGTAGTTTTGTTATCTTTTATGAACACTAGAAGAGCAGATAATAGCTTTCTAAATGACATAAAGACGGAAAATAATAATAGTTCAACTTTTTGGGATGATGAGAAGAGTAATGAATTAGATACTAATGTTAATAAAGTTGAAGAAAAAAAATAA
- the ung gene encoding uracil-DNA glycosylase, whose translation MIVKIEESWKEVLNNEFNKEYFKKLVKFIKHEYKTKNGKIFPPPKLIFNAFNSLPFKDIKVVIIGQDPYHGKNQANGLAFSVDSKIKIPPSLQNIFKEIEKSLKIKPIPNGDLKRWAIQGVFLINTILTVEEGKPSSHKDIGWEIFTDEVIKIISKNLKNIVFMLWGNLARSKKKLIDPTKHLILETSHPSPYSANNGFLGSNHFSSALEYLKKHNKNKINFQ comes from the coding sequence ATGATAGTAAAAATTGAAGAATCTTGGAAAGAAGTTTTAAACAATGAATTTAATAAAGAATACTTTAAAAAGCTCGTTAAGTTTATAAAACATGAATATAAAACAAAAAACGGGAAAATATTTCCCCCTCCAAAACTTATATTCAATGCTTTTAATTCTTTACCATTTAAAGACATAAAAGTGGTAATAATTGGACAAGACCCATATCATGGAAAAAACCAAGCAAATGGACTTGCTTTTTCTGTAGATTCAAAAATCAAAATTCCACCATCTTTACAAAACATATTTAAAGAAATAGAAAAAAGTTTAAAAATAAAACCCATTCCAAACGGAGATTTAAAAAGGTGGGCAATTCAGGGTGTATTTCTAATAAATACAATCTTAACAGTCGAGGAAGGCAAACCTTCTTCTCACAAAGACATTGGATGGGAAATTTTCACAGACGAAGTAATAAAAATAATTTCTAAAAATTTGAAAAACATTGTATTTATGCTTTGGGGCAATTTAGCAAGAAGTAAAAAAAAGCTAATCGACCCAACAAAGCATTTAATTCTTGAAACAAGCCACCCATCTCCATATTCAGCAAACAATGGATTTTTAGGATCAAACCACTTCAGCAGTGCTTTAGAGTACTTAAAAAAACACAATAAAAACAAAATAAACTTTCAATAA
- a CDS encoding TrmH family RNA methyltransferase, whose protein sequence is MDNDALKRIDVLSEFITDGKKARIEEVLSRRTNYLTFVLEDIFQPHNASATIRTGEILGLSDVHIIEKNNKCTLNPDITLGSSQWINLNKYKNTKLAIDRLKSNGYIIVATSLNEQSVNLENFPINNKMAVFFGTELTGLSAEVLGAADLCVKIPMYGFTQSYNISVAVAIVMYSLLIRLRESGVDYLLNEVEKSNLRLKYYRQVVKNYQIIENLINF, encoded by the coding sequence ATGGATAATGATGCATTAAAGAGAATAGATGTTTTGTCTGAATTTATTACAGATGGAAAAAAAGCCAGGATTGAAGAAGTATTAAGTAGACGCACTAATTATTTAACATTTGTACTTGAAGATATTTTTCAACCCCACAATGCAAGTGCTACTATTAGAACAGGGGAAATTTTAGGGCTTAGCGATGTTCATATTATTGAAAAAAATAATAAGTGCACTTTAAATCCAGATATTACTTTAGGATCTTCACAATGGATAAATTTAAATAAGTATAAAAATACTAAGCTTGCAATTGATAGGTTGAAATCTAATGGATATATTATAGTGGCTACATCTTTAAATGAACAATCAGTAAATCTTGAAAATTTTCCAATTAACAATAAAATGGCGGTATTTTTTGGCACAGAGTTAACGGGGCTTAGTGCAGAAGTCTTGGGAGCTGCTGATTTATGTGTGAAAATACCTATGTATGGATTTACTCAAAGTTATAATATTTCTGTAGCTGTTGCGATAGTTATGTATTCTTTATTGATTCGTTTAAGAGAAAGTGGTGTTGATTATTTGTTAAATGAAGTTGAAAAATCAAATTTGAGATTAAAATACTATAGACAAGTTGTTAAAAATTATCAAATTATTGAAAATCTTATTAATTTTTAA
- a CDS encoding queuosine precursor transporter, with product MFDLSLWIGVFLFTYITLGILYRFFGKSGLFCFNAIISTISNIIILRNLKTFGISLNLSGITFLSALFSLNLMVEKYNKKEATNSIILSLLLNITFTIMLNFMIVFNHNKLDTADIHLKILFNNFTYILTILIGTYVLFLSQYINILLYDYFKQIKIKSLWIIHPLSRLISGYLANLLVSISINTIFKLYPETNNIELTKGSLIITLIIITIDTIFYLFLNSWKKIREV from the coding sequence ATGTTTGACTTAAGCTTGTGGATAGGAGTGTTTCTCTTTACATACATAACCTTAGGGATTCTTTACCGATTTTTTGGGAAATCTGGTCTTTTTTGTTTCAATGCAATTATTTCAACAATATCAAATATTATAATACTAAGAAACTTAAAAACATTTGGAATATCTTTAAATTTATCGGGTATTACTTTTTTATCAGCATTATTCTCTTTAAACTTAATGGTAGAAAAATATAACAAAAAAGAAGCAACAAATTCCATAATATTAAGTCTTTTGTTAAACATAACTTTTACAATTATGCTTAATTTTATGATAGTATTCAATCATAATAAATTAGACACTGCTGACATTCATCTTAAAATATTGTTCAATAACTTTACATACATTTTAACAATATTAATTGGAACTTATGTACTTTTTTTATCTCAATATATAAACATCTTACTATATGATTATTTTAAACAAATAAAAATAAAATCTTTATGGATCATACATCCTCTATCAAGGCTAATCTCTGGATATTTAGCTAATTTACTAGTTTCAATATCTATAAATACAATATTTAAATTGTATCCTGAAACAAATAATATTGAACTTACAAAAGGTTCTCTAATTATTACATTAATAATAATTACAATCGATACCATTTTTTATCTATTTTTAAATTCTTGGAAAAAGATAAGAGAAGTTTAA
- a CDS encoding queuosine precursor transporter codes for MFNEILWFVMLITTYSFLTIIFLFFKKNGLFAWVAVAIITANIQVLKQITIFGINATLGNIIYASSYIATDILSEFYGKKTSKKAVYIGFISFIIFAVLTNAQVQFTSNRTQENFKSLENIFSSIPALLLASLVAYLVSQLNDVYLYQFIKNKFPRFLFFRTNGSTLISGLIDTIIFVSIATYFKVFPKEALLDIVISTYLIKGLAGILGTPFIYVAKYIKLQK; via the coding sequence ATGTTTAATGAGATTTTATGGTTTGTTATGCTAATTACTACCTATTCATTCTTGACTATTATATTCCTTTTTTTTAAAAAAAATGGACTATTTGCGTGGGTTGCAGTAGCAATTATTACAGCTAACATTCAAGTTTTAAAACAAATCACAATATTTGGAATTAATGCTACATTAGGCAACATTATTTATGCATCGTCATACATTGCAACAGACATTCTATCAGAATTTTATGGGAAAAAAACTTCAAAAAAAGCCGTTTACATTGGATTTATCAGCTTCATTATCTTTGCGGTATTAACAAATGCTCAAGTTCAATTCACATCAAATAGAACTCAAGAAAATTTTAAAAGCTTAGAAAACATTTTCTCATCAATACCCGCTTTACTATTAGCTTCGCTTGTTGCATATCTAGTATCCCAATTAAACGATGTATATCTATATCAGTTTATTAAAAATAAATTTCCTAGATTTTTATTTTTCAGAACTAATGGATCAACTTTAATAAGCGGATTAATAGACACAATAATTTTTGTAAGCATAGCAACCTATTTTAAGGTATTTCCAAAGGAAGCTTTGCTAGATATAGTAATTTCCACATACCTAATTAAAGGTTTAGCAGGAATTTTGGGAACACCTTTTATATATGTTGCGAAATATATAAAACTTCAAAAATAA